Within the Deltaproteobacteria bacterium genome, the region AGCGCGGTGTTGCGGACGTTCTCGCGCTTGAGGGCCTGGATCTGCTGCTTGATCAGATCGCGGTCCTCGCGGGGCTCCTTCCGGTCGATGCCCAGGAAGTAGAGCTCGTGTCGCCGCTGCAGCGCCGCGACGGCCGCGTCCAGCTCCTTGAGGAGCCCCTCGATACGCGCGTTGGCTTCCAGCTTTCTGTTCACGGTTCCGATATTCTATCGAATCAGGTCGCCGCTGCGCCAGTTGGACCTTGCCCCTCGCCCGCGCGGCCGCGCCGGCGCCGCAGGAACACCAGCAGCCCGACCCCGAGGGCCGCCACCCCGAAGGAGATGATCTGGGAGGTGGAGAGCATCACCGGATCCTCGGCCGGCCAGCGGAAGAGCAGCCCGCGCTCCCAGTCTCCCCGGAAGGTCTCGTTGAGGGTCCGGAAGAGGGGATAGAGGATGAAGTAGAAGATCAGCACCTGCCCGTTGAAGCGCTTGCGCCGCTGCAGCCAGATCAGGGCGAAGAAGATCAGCAGCACCCCGAGGCTCTCGAAGAGCTGGGTGGGGTAGAGGGCCTGGGTCGTCCACTCGCCGGCGTGCTGGACGTGCTCGTCGATCGGGGTCTGGAGGTAGGCCAGGGAGCGGTTGGGGAAGTAGGTGGCGAAGGGGCTCGCGGGATCGCAGGCCTTCCCCCAGCAGCAGCCGGCGGCGAAGCAGCCGAGGCGGCCGAAGAAGTGCCCGATGGGCGCGGCCAGCACGATCACGTCGATGTAGCGGAAGTAGGGGAGCTTGTTCCGCCAGAGGTAATAGGTCGCCGTGGCGAAGGCCCCCAGGAGGCCGCCGAAGAAGACCAGCCCTCCGCGCCAGACGATCAGGAGGTTGGGGACCCGAAGGCCCTCGGGGCCGCCCAGGCGCAGGTCGGCCGAGTAGAAGTTCTCGCCGAAGTACTGGTCGAGGTTCACCAGGATGAAGAGGAGGCGGGCGCCCACCAGGCCCGAGACGAGCAGCCAGAAGGCCAGGTCCAGGAGGCGGTCGGCGTCCAGGCCGCTGCGGCGCCCCTCGCGGGTGGCGACCGTGATGCCCGAGACGAAGGCGATCGCCATCATCACCCCGTAGGTGTGCAGGGGGAGGGTCACCTCACCGGCCCAGGTCCAGGGCCGCAGGACCGCGCCGACCAGCAGGAGGAGCCCCGCCAGCCAGATACCCCCCTCCTTGAGGGGCTTTCGCGGATCCTCCTCGAAGCCGTCCCGCACGTCCTGCCAGGCGCGGAAGGCGTA harbors:
- a CDS encoding prolipoprotein diacylglyceryl transferase, with protein sequence MLPVLFELRLTPPVATWLLFGLALAIPAFYAFRAWQDVRDGFEEDPRKPLKEGGIWLAGLLLLVGAVLRPWTWAGEVTLPLHTYGVMMAIAFVSGITVATREGRRSGLDADRLLDLAFWLLVSGLVGARLLFILVNLDQYFGENFYSADLRLGGPEGLRVPNLLIVWRGGLVFFGGLLGAFATATYYLWRNKLPYFRYIDVIVLAAPIGHFFGRLGCFAAGCCWGKACDPASPFATYFPNRSLAYLQTPIDEHVQHAGEWTTQALYPTQLFESLGVLLIFFALIWLQRRKRFNGQVLIFYFILYPLFRTLNETFRGDWERGLLFRWPAEDPVMLSTSQIISFGVAALGVGLLVFLRRRRGRAGEGQGPTGAAAT